The DNA window GAAGAATAACAGGGAAGGATCGACTGATGGAATCATTTTCTTGAGCTCTTTGTCCTACATCATTTCCAGAATCAAGGCAGAAAAACTTTATACGTCTGTGGTGTCTCTCCATACAAAGAATTTCCTCATTCACAGGAGGATTTATCTTAAGGTTGGAATCCCATAGTTCTTTACAATCTGAGAGGACCAAATCATAACTTCCTGGGTTCAGCCATATCGATGACAAAATATTTCTCATCTCTGATGGTACCTCATTAGCATTTGAAACTTGGTATTCCTCCATGAGTTGGTTATCCTGGTTCAGAGAATGTGTTTTTGAGGAATCTACTCCCTGGACTGAATTATCTCTGGGGTCACGGACTGTCATGGATAGTATAGCACCAGTCTGAAATATATCAGCATGATCGATGACAGATGCTTGCAAAAAATGAGAGCCAGTAGGGGAGTCCAGAGGATCAGTTGATGCAGTCAAATTATTTGCATTAACTAGCTTGGTGGACATACTTGGACTGCATCCAATGAGAAAACATAAATTAGCATAGGTAGACATCACTTTTCTCCAGACAGGAGTTGCCAAATCAATCATCATGGCATAACTTTTTGTCAAGGAAAAATGATCTTACTTGCTAACTGGGTGCAATATACTCTTGAGAGATTGCAAAGCATTGCATCCCATAACTTCTAATCTAGCCATTTTCCCCTCCAGTGAGCAACAATTGATTGTGTCACCAGACTCTTGCATCTGCATTGTAAACATAAGGGATGTGTTTGGAAATTATGCAGAAGCAAGCAAAAGAAACAGCAAGGGGTACTCTATCTTATTCTTCTTAAGCTCAATTCTTGATGCATTCTCGTGTTTGGTTAAAGAAATGGGTGTCTAAgttaaacaaacaaacaaaatgaagCAAGATTTCTAAACAAATGTTACTTTATCTGAAAACTCAAAATCTGCAGGCTACACATTAGCTATAAATAAAGAGGACTAACCTGTTTCTCACATGCGACTTTTAGTGCTTCAAACCCTTCGCTGAGAACAGCAGGGTGGATCCATATCCATAACTGGCGCCGCACAGAACCACATTTTCCTTCATCGACTCTAATTTGAGAATTGGAGTAATCTACATCTTCAGTTACCAATTTGCCACTCTCCCTAAAAAATGGACGCCACATGTATGTCACTGGTCCAACAATTTCAGAATGAGGACTCCCAACACGGCAAAGCTGGAAAATACAATAAAGTCATAGTTGTCATTCCAAACACTCATCTAACTATTCTTTCTGTAGTAAATATATAACTACCATAGCATTCTCATAGCAAACACCTCGCATAACTTGACCATGCAGATGCTTCAGACCAGGAGTTTTATCTTCAGGAGAAGGATGCAGAACCATTCTAACAATGGACAATAGGGAGTCCTGCGCAAGTTAGCCAGCAGCATAATTAGATTCTttaagcaaaaaagaaatatgaaaaaaaacaaagctaaaGATGAACATAGAGAAGCATTTACCTCTGGACCTTCTAGCTCAACTGGAATGAAGTAGCTAGCATCATGAACAACTGTTCCATTTTTCAGCCACTTGAGAACACTCCTTGAACCCCTTCCTCTGCATGACAGAGTGTTAACTGTGTTACTCATTTGAATTCACATAAATAATCAACCTTAGTCCGAAGATCATGAAGATTGCGATAAACTTCAGGTAAACCATCAGACTATATTTTGTACAAGATATAATACTATTCAGAGTGACAAAACTGATAGTCACAGTTTATTACACTTACAAGGTGAATGCCGGCATGAAAAAGCACAAGATTAATGATTTCATAGTTTGATAGCTCTTCAAGTTGGTTTAACTTCTCTGCTAGAATTTGTACACCTACCTAAACAGTGAAGCCCACGATGGGCTATGTAACGCCAAAACGGTCACATAAATCGCCTTTATCACTACAGATGTGCTTGTGGTATGGACCTTTTCTACTAGTTCAGGAATTTAAACCACATAAAAGTCCTAAATGGGAAGTTTCTGCAATGAAAGGAACTGCTTTTCAGTACAAATGACTGAATGAGCACTGCCAATTTAATGATTACAACTCCATGAACTGCTTTCAAACTTTTTCGTCTAACACAGAAAATTCagtaattatcatttttttttcaatgttcaTAGGTCAGTCAGATCATATTATACATCACTCTACAAACTAGATAAACTCATTCGAGGGTTACCTTCCCTGGACACCAATGGGCAAGATGAAGCCCCACCGCCTCTCCATTTGGAACCTCTTCGCGTGCCAGAGGTGCGtgcgcagccgccgcgcgccgtcgccggcgacggagaaCCCCTCCGCGGGGTTGCCCGcgagctcccgccgccgcctcaccctCCTCGACTGCCGCTTCTCgggcctcccctcctcctcctccccttcctcctccgggCCGTCACCCGCCGCGGCAtctccgcgtcgccggcggcgcctctTGGAGGGGAGGTGCCCcgtggtgcggcggcgggcggagcggGGCTGCTGGAAGCGGCCGTCGAGGCGGGAGGATACGGCTTCGTGGAGGGAACGGAGCTCCCCGGCCCGAGCGGCCGCGAAGCGCCGCACATCgagctgccgcggcggcgggggcacgCCGGCCATTGGGGACGGAGTTTGGAGAGATTGGAGAAGGGTTTATGGGGCTCTTATGCAATTAGCCCCCTCACTCTACTTTTATTtgagagatttgcttcggtaTAACCAAAaggtactaaatcgtttttcaTCATCAGATCAGCTAGCTGAGCAGGATGAGCattattagatccaacgatcagaaacaatttgatTTAGTGAGATAGCGGTACctcaatgtattttttgttcGATTGGAGTTAAGGGTATAAGTGGGCCGACCCGTCAACCCgcttatagattaattaagtgGATAATCTGGTGGGTTATCCATTTAATTGACCTATAAACGGGTTCGCGGGccggcccacttacacccctaaCTGGAGTCAATCTCATTATAGTATATGGCAAATTTTGCTAAGGCATGTTTAGTTCGCAAAAATTTTGGGtgtcatatcaaatatttaactagATATTGGAAGGGGGTTTtagacacaaatgaaaaaacaaatttcatagctcgtatgaaaactgcgagacaaagttttgagcctaattaattcgtcattagcatatatgggttaatatagcacttatgattaattatggactaattgggctcaaaagattcatctcatgatttctcgCCTAACTATGTAATTGGTTTTTCTTCCCATCTATGTTtgaggtgtccaaagatttaatatgatatttttatgaagtAAGCGGGGCCTAAATGACATCGTGACTTTGGCTGCGATAAGGAGATGTGTTAACTATGCcagattatctttttttacgTGCACGCTtcttaaactgctaaacgttatattttttaaaaaaattctattaaaTAGTTgcattaaaaatcatattaaatcattttttaatttttataattaatagttaattaatcatatactaatatgttGCTACTTTTTTCACGTCGAATAACTAAACCTCGTACGTATCTCATCTCCCGAACGTGGCCTTTGTGTTTGGACGAGGCAAATGTCAATCTTTGGGTGAACATATTCTTACATTATTATTGATATTAGCTGTTACTCTGTTAGCTAGGCATCATGCCCATtagaatattttcttttggtagagtagaaataaaaaacaatataaaagatttaaaataccCATGTCGCATAGGTCAGTTCTACCATCTTAGGGATATGATAATGGCGAAGACACACATACGATTAAACTACTGGAACTCTGCGACACAGAGCTTGCGGGATGCTGGCAATCTATGGATTGTTCGTTCGTAGACGGCGGAGCATGCACACTTCTATCTGGCTCCGGCGAACGAACGACGCAATCGACGGCCATCCACGCCGAAGTGGGCGTCAAGGATGCGGTCCAGGTgagccgccgacgacgccgaggCGACGGAGCACGCGAGCTGCCACCACCAACGAATGAGCTGCGTTGGGGAAAGAGAACTGGCGGTGGTGGAACcaacgtcgccgtcgtcgtttctctccgccgccgtcgtcgtcgagcctGCAGCTGCGATCGTCCCCCTGTGTGCCATGGCACCACCTGCCGGCCGGCCTTTATAAGCTCTCACTGCCGTTAGCTGTGGTCGTCGACGATCGATCCGTCGCCGGCGATAAACAGTTATCTAGGTATGGTCGTAGTGATTCTTGTTTTGCAGTTTCATTCTGTGTAGTACGGTGATCGATCCTGGTGTTAATACAATTGAACTTGAGTTGGTGTACAACTCTGAATCGGCGACCGAGTCCGAATGGACGTCGTCGGGAGCGTCTACTATACGTTGACAAATACGTACACGTATGTGTGCGTGCTGTGTTGCGTGAGATTTATATGGAATATTATACGTTGAGAAATACGTACAcgtggtatatatatatatatatataattaagaactatatatacaaaatgttGGATGCGTTGCATCACGAAGCATGACTCTAGAGGAGGAAGGCTGATCACAACGGCAAGGCCCAGCTACGGGTGGCCCATTAATTAGTCTATCTCTAATTCTTTTGAGGCTCGACGAAGAACATGCATTGCATAGACCATCGGTTTCTTTCTTCTCTGATTGTTCTTTTCAGACGAGAATATCCTGCCTAATTAATCTctgataaatgaaaataagtaATGGTTTATTCATCGAAGCAACCGTATATATGTAAGCACCTTAATTACTTGGCTCTGGATAATCGTATTCATATATCAATGCTGGCATTTGTTACATGTGTAGATAAAAAGTCTCGATAGTCCAGCCGCTAACTATATACGTTACCTTTATATCTGTG is part of the Oryza brachyantha chromosome 11, ObraRS2, whole genome shotgun sequence genome and encodes:
- the LOC102719438 gene encoding uncharacterized protein LOC102719438, whose product is MAGVPPPPRQLDVRRFAAARAGELRSLHEAVSSRLDGRFQQPRSARRRTTGHLPSKRRRRRRGDAAAGDGPEEEGEEEEGRPEKRQSRRVRRRRELAGNPAEGFSVAGDGARRLRTHLWHAKRFQMERRWGFILPIGVQGRGRGSRSVLKWLKNGTVVHDASYFIPVELEGPEDSLLSIVRMVLHPSPEDKTPGLKHLHGQVMRGVCYENAMLCRVGSPHSEIVGPVTYMWRPFFRESGKLVTEDVDYSNSQIRVDEGKCGSVRRQLWIWIHPAVLSEGFEALKVACEKQMQESGDTINCCSLEGKMARLEVMGCNALQSLKSILHPVSNPSMSTKLVNANNLTASTDPLDSPTGSHFLQASVIDHADIFQTGAILSMTVRDPRDNSVQGVDSSKTHSLNQDNQLMEEYQVSNANEVPSEMRNILSSIWLNPGSYDLVLSDCKELWDSNLKINPPVNEEILCMERHHRRIKFFCLDSGNDVGQRAQENDSISRSFPVILLKHAKSNLLSVGWSVILPLSWVKPFWLSLVSHGAHAIGLRERRWIASKFKMPCFPYDYPDSKAYSLFLAEEAEVFDKSMNCRPSSMRPPKVPVPPLWHSIIASFHKRNGILSTLEEDDLKSVAAVLSKSLTMNSNSGDTESSSTDVSTSSKLVPRTIQVLRRYVKEFDAKYLSPSDMEAVTEKSNLVSGDNMKLECYINRLCIVRVLIRAFKEGSFEEGAVVCAPFPSDLSAWKTRSEEDECLEKWELQLPQSHLSSYFSWLDPSTSKLQLPNDDSIQKAFRWPIGFVTTGFVHGSSGKDAVAVAFCEAKLLAVLRRQQWAHESLQGQEICVLVRNARSTSYRRALASIVLEQQEEDLMFL